A genomic segment from Gemmatimonadaceae bacterium encodes:
- a CDS encoding NAD-dependent epimerase/dehydratase family protein has product MPTALVTGATGLVGSHIVERLRAAGWSVRTILRQRPALRRANGWDPVAWLEDQGVECAPGDILDLRSFVEAARGCEVIFHTAAAVTPPPSRIHPYDAYRVPNVDGTRNAIGAATRSGARLLQLSSVAVYGPQARYASSNATGVEETMPLDPLPEHAYYARSKRESEELVMAAHAEGRIWATAVRPDVIFGERDRQFVPRVARLLRTHVAPLIGGGGAIMAIVHASHVADGAVRAATLERAGGRVYNLANDFNVSWREFYRLAGIGLDHPVHSVNIPRWLAQSGLRIVKRIVKLVTAGGMNVVTTASIDFMTRDNPFSSGRARRELGWDPQLRPETSIPDAFGWWKAHGR; this is encoded by the coding sequence GTGCCGACCGCGCTCGTAACCGGGGCGACCGGACTCGTCGGATCGCACATCGTCGAGCGCCTTCGCGCGGCCGGGTGGAGTGTCCGCACCATCCTCCGCCAACGGCCAGCGCTTAGGCGCGCGAACGGTTGGGATCCTGTTGCATGGCTCGAGGATCAGGGCGTGGAGTGCGCTCCGGGCGACATTCTCGACCTGCGATCGTTCGTCGAGGCGGCCCGCGGTTGTGAGGTGATCTTTCATACCGCCGCCGCCGTCACGCCGCCCCCGAGCCGCATCCATCCTTACGACGCCTATCGCGTGCCTAACGTCGACGGGACACGCAACGCGATCGGCGCGGCCACCCGGAGCGGCGCCCGTCTGCTGCAGCTCAGCAGCGTCGCCGTCTACGGACCGCAGGCTCGTTATGCATCGAGCAACGCAACTGGCGTCGAGGAGACAATGCCGCTCGATCCACTTCCCGAGCATGCGTATTACGCGCGGTCCAAGCGTGAATCGGAGGAGTTGGTCATGGCGGCTCACGCCGAAGGACGCATCTGGGCGACGGCCGTGCGTCCGGACGTCATCTTCGGCGAACGTGACCGGCAATTCGTACCGCGCGTCGCGCGTCTACTGCGAACGCATGTGGCTCCCCTCATCGGCGGCGGCGGCGCGATCATGGCCATCGTCCATGCGTCTCACGTTGCCGACGGCGCAGTCCGCGCCGCGACGCTGGAGAGAGCCGGCGGCCGGGTCTACAATCTCGCGAACGACTTCAACGTCTCCTGGAGAGAGTTCTATCGCCTCGCAGGCATTGGACTCGACCACCCCGTCCATTCCGTGAACATCCCTCGCTGGCTGGCGCAGAGCGGGCTCAGGATCGTCAAACGCATCGTGAAACTCGTCACGGCCGGCGGCATGAACGTCGTCACGACTGCCTCGATCGATTTCATGACGCGTGACAATCCATTCAGCTCCGGGCGCGCGCGCCGCGAGCTCGGATGGGATCCGCAACTTCGTCCCGAGACCTCTATTCCAGACGCCTTCGGCTGGTGGAAGGCGCACGGCCGTTAG
- a CDS encoding MFS transporter, producing MPMLASFNPFRALRHRNFLLFWSGQTLSLIGTWMQSMAEGWLAFELTRNAFLVGLVAASQALPILLLSLYAGVLVDRANKLRLVTICQTLFAIQSTSLWVLAWTHHITIHWLVAMASINGIISSIEIPARQSLVIELVGRDELPGAIALNSSGFNLARIVGPAAAAIVIAKLGIAWCFGVNAISYIAVLIGLFLIRLPAWVPIQHRASPFEGIIEGVRFMRGTPSVAAVIGIVTVYSILGAPYLTLMPVVAGDRLGLGASGYGLLLACVGIGGLTGALTLAAIGDRLPRHVVLKRASYAFASLLILFSFVRSPGLAYPVLLLIGFAMIVNSAQANAILQHLVPDELRGRIMAAYSFIVVGLSQVAGSFVAGGVARAFGVAWAIGSGGALMLAYALWAYRSYSSVFVASSTTSSAAPSSPSQPVSMHT from the coding sequence GTGCCAATGCTTGCCAGCTTCAACCCATTCCGGGCGCTTCGCCACCGCAATTTCCTGCTGTTCTGGTCGGGTCAGACACTCTCGCTCATCGGCACATGGATGCAGTCGATGGCCGAGGGGTGGTTGGCGTTCGAGCTGACGAGGAATGCATTCCTCGTCGGGCTCGTCGCGGCGTCGCAGGCGCTGCCCATTCTGCTGCTCTCGCTCTATGCGGGAGTGCTGGTCGATCGCGCGAACAAGTTGCGTCTCGTCACGATATGTCAGACGCTATTCGCCATCCAATCGACGTCACTCTGGGTGCTCGCCTGGACGCATCACATCACGATTCACTGGCTTGTCGCGATGGCGTCCATCAACGGGATCATCAGCTCCATCGAGATCCCGGCTCGGCAATCGCTGGTGATCGAGCTTGTCGGGCGTGACGAGCTGCCGGGTGCGATCGCGCTGAACTCCAGCGGATTCAACCTGGCGCGCATCGTCGGTCCCGCGGCCGCGGCAATCGTCATCGCCAAACTCGGGATCGCCTGGTGCTTCGGTGTGAACGCGATCAGCTATATCGCGGTATTGATCGGCCTCTTCCTCATTCGCCTTCCCGCCTGGGTTCCAATCCAGCATCGAGCATCGCCGTTCGAGGGAATCATCGAGGGTGTGCGTTTCATGCGTGGAACGCCGTCGGTGGCGGCCGTGATCGGAATCGTGACCGTGTATTCGATCCTCGGCGCGCCTTACTTGACTCTAATGCCCGTTGTCGCGGGCGACCGCCTCGGACTCGGCGCAAGTGGCTATGGCTTGCTACTCGCGTGCGTCGGCATTGGAGGCCTAACGGGCGCGCTTACGCTCGCCGCGATAGGTGATCGCCTGCCTCGGCACGTCGTCCTCAAGCGTGCGTCATACGCATTTGCGAGCTTGCTCATCCTGTTCTCCTTTGTGCGTTCGCCGGGTCTCGCCTATCCGGTCTTGCTGCTGATCGGCTTTGCGATGATTGTGAACAGCGCGCAGGCGAACGCGATTCTCCAGCATCTCGTACCCGATGAGCTGCGCGGGCGGATCATGGCCGCTTACTCGTTCATCGTAGTGGGACTTTCGCAGGTCGCGGGATCGTTTGTGGCCGGAGGAGTTGCGCGGGCGTTCGGTGTCGCTTGGGCGATCGGCAGCGGCGGAGCATTGATGCTCGCCTATGCGCTCTGGGCCTATCGGTCCTACAGCAGCGTCTTCGTCGCGAGCTCGACGACGAGCTCCGCGGCACCGTCGAGTCCAAGCCAGCCGGTGTCGATGCACACATGA
- a CDS encoding M14 family metallopeptidase translates to MTFRMHDAEVFLSYEAIVDRLEDAANQFPEASVLHREGLAILRMGSASASDVNDGRPDIWLQAGLHACEWIGPAVVLRLMDELIRSSELRGRATWYLLPVVDAHGYQRTWAGERFRKTTENGENPNLNFPYRWGEAPPLLSRLLGRRLRRWMGSGPASAGCVKSLVSELKSLTNLQLLVDFHGFGRLWLYPWCHSKEPSPHHAQHKAAAATAVAAANRLAGRSEYRAQAAALTEVPMGGSCIDFVYGEIGCAHSYAVELPPPLPRGGVLGATLLGALRGDPKRWWREGQAPSPEVAIEAGDEMAAALHALVDHLFGSRQQR, encoded by the coding sequence ATGACGTTCCGAATGCACGACGCCGAAGTTTTCCTTTCGTACGAAGCCATCGTCGATCGGTTGGAAGATGCGGCCAACCAATTTCCCGAGGCGTCGGTGCTGCATCGCGAAGGACTGGCAATCCTGAGGATGGGATCAGCGTCGGCATCGGACGTCAACGATGGGCGACCCGACATCTGGTTGCAGGCAGGGCTCCACGCGTGCGAGTGGATTGGTCCTGCAGTGGTCCTTCGGCTGATGGACGAGCTGATTCGGAGCAGCGAGCTTCGCGGTCGTGCCACCTGGTATCTGCTGCCCGTCGTGGATGCCCACGGGTACCAACGAACTTGGGCCGGGGAGCGCTTCCGTAAAACGACGGAGAACGGAGAAAACCCGAATCTCAATTTTCCGTACCGGTGGGGCGAGGCGCCGCCTCTCTTGAGTCGATTGTTGGGCAGAAGGCTACGGCGGTGGATGGGTTCGGGCCCCGCGAGCGCCGGTTGCGTGAAGAGCCTTGTTTCCGAACTGAAGAGCCTAACGAACCTTCAGCTCCTCGTGGACTTTCACGGCTTCGGGCGTCTATGGCTTTATCCTTGGTGTCACTCGAAGGAGCCGAGTCCGCATCATGCCCAGCACAAGGCAGCCGCCGCGACCGCCGTGGCAGCCGCGAACCGACTCGCGGGACGCTCCGAATACCGAGCCCAAGCCGCTGCACTCACAGAGGTCCCGATGGGCGGGAGCTGTATCGACTTTGTATATGGTGAGATCGGCTGCGCCCACAGCTATGCCGTCGAGCTTCCTCCGCCCCTCCCTCGTGGGGGCGTGCTCGGGGCGACACTGCTCGGGGCTCTGAGGGGAGATCCGAAGCGTTGGTGGAGAGAGGGTCAGGCTCCCTCTCCCGAGGTCGCGATCGAGGCCGGAGACGAGATGGCGGCAGCGCTGCACGCGCTGGTGGATCACCTGTTCGGAAGTAGGCAACAGAGATGA
- a CDS encoding GNAT family N-acetyltransferase: protein MKRRGETGRDDGTAASAAGVTQSLGRTRAVTVRQSATRPTIAVRRATFADLPVIVELRLALLRENGNHPVYGRLRADARERAYEVFGAQLRSPHEVMLLAEANREVAGILRCVETFNSPLLHPDRYCYISSVYVRPRRRRAGVLKALVHCAEVWCAERGLTEMRLHNVPGGGASSAWAASGFTVVEEVRQKVLSG from the coding sequence ATGAAGCGTCGGGGCGAGACCGGGCGCGACGACGGGACCGCCGCCTCCGCTGCGGGCGTCACGCAATCGTTAGGTCGGACCCGTGCCGTGACCGTGCGTCAAAGCGCAACGCGGCCGACCATCGCCGTGAGGCGCGCCACCTTCGCGGACCTGCCGGTGATCGTCGAGCTTCGCCTGGCACTTCTGCGCGAGAACGGCAATCATCCCGTCTATGGCCGGCTGCGTGCCGACGCGCGCGAGCGCGCCTATGAAGTATTTGGCGCCCAGCTTCGCTCGCCCCACGAAGTGATGTTGCTGGCGGAGGCGAATCGCGAGGTTGCCGGTATCCTGCGCTGCGTTGAGACCTTCAATTCACCCTTGCTCCATCCGGATCGCTACTGCTACATCTCCTCGGTGTACGTCCGTCCGCGACGGCGGCGCGCCGGCGTTCTCAAGGCACTCGTCCACTGCGCCGAGGTCTGGTGCGCGGAGCGCGGTCTCACCGAGATGCGGCTGCATAACGTGCCCGGTGGTGGCGCGAGTTCCGCGTGGGCCGCGTCCGGCTTTACGGTCGTGGAAGAGGTGCGCCAAAAGGTGCTTTCTGGTTAG
- a CDS encoding magnesium chelatase, whose translation MPQIVNAILSRHNFILLGLRGQAKSRILRALTTLLDEAIPIVAGSEVNDNPFAPISKFARNLLNQAGEETPIAWVGADNRYVEKLATPDVTIADLIGDLDPIKAARGGHVLSDELTIHYGMLPRANRGIFALNELPDLAGKVQVGLFNVMQEGDVQIKGYPVRLPLEVQLCFTANPEDYTARGKIITPLKDRIGSEILTHYPETVDLGMSITRQEAWTDRDNRPVRIPDFVAEMIERIAFEARTDRRIDKRSGVSQRMPITVMENVISNAERRAITSGETEVVPRVADIYAALPAITGKIELEYEGELVGGNAIARELIRRAADATFQDRAGGVNTDEIVMWFDEGGALQVTDDARSEAVLKGFDVVPDLLAVVRRVGLAMADDAPTSVAACELVLEALVARKKISRSDGGAYGRALPEPRRRPGQDLFGGGMA comes from the coding sequence ATGCCGCAGATCGTGAACGCGATCCTCTCGCGGCACAACTTCATTCTCCTTGGTCTTCGTGGTCAGGCGAAGTCGCGAATCCTTCGCGCGTTGACGACGCTTCTCGATGAGGCGATCCCAATCGTCGCCGGGAGCGAAGTCAACGACAATCCGTTCGCGCCCATCTCGAAGTTCGCGCGGAATCTGCTGAACCAGGCCGGCGAAGAGACCCCGATTGCGTGGGTCGGTGCCGACAACCGCTACGTCGAAAAGCTCGCGACCCCGGATGTCACGATTGCTGATCTCATCGGCGACCTGGACCCAATCAAGGCAGCGCGTGGCGGGCACGTTCTCTCCGACGAGCTGACGATCCACTACGGCATGCTCCCGCGAGCCAACCGCGGCATTTTCGCTCTCAACGAGCTACCAGACCTCGCGGGCAAGGTGCAGGTTGGTTTGTTCAACGTGATGCAGGAGGGTGATGTCCAGATCAAGGGATATCCGGTGCGTCTCCCGCTCGAAGTCCAGCTGTGCTTCACTGCGAACCCCGAGGACTACACGGCGCGCGGCAAGATCATTACGCCGCTGAAGGACCGAATCGGCAGCGAGATCCTTACGCACTACCCCGAGACTGTCGATCTCGGAATGTCGATCACGCGCCAGGAAGCGTGGACAGATCGCGACAATCGCCCCGTGCGCATTCCCGATTTCGTCGCGGAGATGATCGAGCGCATCGCGTTCGAGGCGCGCACGGATCGTCGCATCGACAAGCGCTCCGGCGTTTCGCAGCGGATGCCGATCACGGTGATGGAGAATGTCATCTCGAACGCCGAGCGACGCGCGATCACCAGCGGCGAAACCGAGGTGGTACCGCGAGTGGCCGATATCTACGCCGCGCTTCCGGCGATCACGGGAAAGATCGAGCTGGAGTACGAAGGTGAGTTGGTCGGCGGCAACGCGATCGCCCGCGAGCTGATTCGTCGTGCCGCCGACGCCACGTTTCAGGATCGCGCCGGCGGCGTGAATACGGACGAGATTGTGATGTGGTTCGACGAAGGTGGAGCGCTGCAGGTGACCGACGATGCGCGTTCGGAGGCGGTGCTCAAGGGATTCGACGTCGTCCCTGACTTGCTTGCGGTCGTTAGGCGTGTCGGGCTTGCAATGGCGGACGATGCGCCAACGTCGGTCGCCGCCTGCGAGCTCGTTCTCGAGGCGCTCGTTGCCCGCAAGAAGATCTCACGCTCCGACGGCGGCGCATACGGGCGGGCGTTGCCCGAGCCGCGACGCCGGCCCGGGCAGGATCTGTTTGGGGGCGGAATGGCATGA
- a CDS encoding VWA domain-containing protein, protein MRFHTYTKFSPEMADAVDLQSLLDKLADFLLQSGFAGGKNQQPYYGWDFGDDGDRSVEALKQAILNALIESGQFSPEMLEALRGEGDEEGQAKLAKLLDELVQRLINEGYLSMDAPPQMPAGHQPMEGPGSIAKAAARDVQFNLTDKGIDFLGYKTLRGLLGSLGKSSFGSHDTQYLATGIEADGYSKPYEFGDVLNLDVNETLKNSLARTGKIEVPIDLDYEDLMVRQAEYRSSCATVLMLDCSHSMILYGEDRFTPAKKVALALTHLIRTQFPGDSLKVILFHDSAEEIPLAALATAQVGPYHTNTSEGLKLARRLLLAQKKDMRQIIMITDGKPSALTMPNGQIYKNSFGLDATVIAQTLREVANCRRSGIMINTFMLARDRSLVEFVKRVSEISRGKAYFTTTMTLGQFILMDFLKRKTRKVS, encoded by the coding sequence ATGCGATTTCATACCTACACGAAGTTCAGTCCGGAGATGGCCGACGCGGTCGATCTCCAGTCGCTCCTCGACAAGCTCGCCGACTTCCTGCTCCAGTCGGGATTCGCGGGCGGCAAGAATCAGCAGCCGTACTATGGGTGGGACTTTGGCGATGACGGCGATCGCTCAGTCGAGGCGCTCAAGCAGGCGATTCTCAATGCCCTCATCGAGAGCGGCCAGTTCAGTCCTGAAATGCTCGAGGCCCTCCGCGGTGAGGGCGACGAGGAAGGGCAGGCCAAGCTCGCCAAGCTGCTCGACGAATTAGTCCAGCGTCTCATCAATGAGGGCTACCTGTCGATGGACGCGCCACCGCAGATGCCCGCCGGCCATCAGCCGATGGAGGGTCCGGGCAGCATCGCGAAGGCCGCGGCGCGCGACGTTCAGTTCAATCTCACCGACAAAGGCATCGACTTCCTCGGCTACAAGACACTCCGGGGACTCCTCGGCTCGTTAGGCAAATCGAGCTTCGGTAGCCACGATACGCAGTATCTCGCCACCGGCATCGAGGCGGATGGATACAGCAAGCCGTACGAGTTCGGCGACGTCCTCAATCTCGACGTCAACGAGACGCTGAAGAACTCCCTCGCGCGAACGGGCAAGATCGAAGTCCCGATCGACCTCGACTACGAGGACCTGATGGTGCGTCAGGCCGAGTATCGCTCGTCTTGCGCGACGGTCCTTATGCTGGACTGCTCGCACTCCATGATTCTCTACGGCGAGGACCGCTTCACGCCGGCAAAGAAGGTCGCGCTGGCGCTCACGCATCTCATCCGCACGCAGTTTCCCGGCGACTCGCTCAAGGTCATTCTCTTTCACGACTCAGCGGAGGAAATCCCTCTCGCTGCCCTCGCCACCGCGCAGGTCGGACCGTACCACACGAATACGTCGGAAGGGTTGAAGCTCGCGCGACGATTGCTCCTCGCGCAGAAGAAAGACATGCGTCAAATCATCATGATCACCGACGGTAAGCCGAGCGCGCTGACGATGCCGAACGGCCAGATCTACAAGAATTCATTTGGACTCGACGCGACTGTTATTGCACAGACATTGCGGGAGGTCGCGAACTGTCGGCGTAGCGGGATCATGATCAACACCTTCATGCTCGCTCGCGATCGTTCTCTCGTCGAATTCGTGAAGCGCGTCTCTGAGATCAGCCGTGGCAAGGCGTACTTCACGACGACGATGACGCTCGGGCAGTTCATTCTGATGGATTTCCTGAAGCGAAAGACGCGGAAAGTCAGCTAG
- a CDS encoding heterodisulfide reductase-related iron-sulfur binding cluster, with protein sequence MNSTRPLAHEREIPSQPSRKAPCALPDTPLAKVRPGIDACVHCGFCLQSCPTYLTLEDENDSPRGRILLMRSALEGSLAIEDPSLETHIDRCLGCRACETVCPSGVPYGHLLEATRATIAEKRKLPFAARAILWVFERPVALTFAMFMSRVLRAMRIPALLSRMPGRFGFAMAMLASTGSDGARTSYVALGDGSRGTVALLLGCVMEGLLAPTNRATARTLTVNGYSIVDAPGQQCCGALHAHAGDLRGARKLACANIAAFERSNTDYVCANAAGCGAMMKEYAHLLAEDSQWAERAARVSSRVRDVSELLVAAGPKRGAPVSAKATYDAPCHLLHAQRIADPPLAILRAIPQLELVPLEGAEHCCGAAGIYNLVEPDTSNMVLAPKLRNIIATGASLVATGNPGCLMQIGAGLRRASSATRVVHPVDLLDRAYAGLNDAER encoded by the coding sequence TGAGCGCGAGATCCCGTCACAACCCTCTCGAAAGGCACCCTGCGCCTTGCCTGACACGCCACTCGCGAAGGTGCGTCCAGGCATCGACGCCTGTGTGCACTGCGGGTTTTGCCTTCAAAGCTGTCCGACGTATCTGACTCTCGAAGACGAGAATGACAGTCCTCGCGGACGCATTCTCCTAATGCGCTCTGCGCTCGAGGGCTCCCTCGCGATCGAGGATCCGTCGCTCGAAACGCACATCGATCGATGCCTCGGCTGCCGGGCGTGTGAAACGGTGTGTCCCTCCGGTGTGCCTTACGGCCACCTGCTCGAGGCGACGCGCGCGACCATCGCCGAGAAGCGCAAGTTGCCGTTCGCCGCGCGCGCGATTCTCTGGGTGTTCGAGAGACCAGTCGCGCTGACGTTCGCGATGTTCATGTCGCGTGTGCTGCGCGCGATGCGCATACCCGCATTGCTCTCTCGCATGCCCGGTCGCTTCGGCTTCGCGATGGCAATGCTCGCGTCGACCGGGAGCGACGGCGCACGTACTTCTTATGTCGCGCTCGGCGATGGCTCACGCGGCACAGTCGCGCTCTTACTCGGTTGCGTCATGGAGGGCTTGCTCGCCCCGACGAACCGCGCGACGGCGCGGACGCTCACGGTCAACGGCTATTCGATCGTCGATGCGCCGGGCCAGCAGTGCTGCGGAGCCTTGCATGCTCATGCGGGCGATCTGCGCGGCGCTCGCAAGCTCGCTTGTGCGAACATCGCGGCGTTCGAGCGATCGAATACGGACTACGTCTGCGCCAACGCTGCTGGATGCGGCGCGATGATGAAAGAGTATGCTCATCTCCTTGCCGAGGACTCGCAGTGGGCGGAGCGAGCGGCGCGTGTGTCGTCGCGCGTCCGCGACGTGAGCGAGCTGCTCGTCGCGGCAGGACCGAAGCGTGGCGCGCCTGTCAGCGCGAAGGCCACCTACGACGCCCCATGCCACCTGCTGCACGCGCAACGGATCGCCGATCCACCGCTCGCCATCCTGCGCGCAATTCCGCAACTGGAGCTCGTCCCGCTCGAAGGCGCCGAGCACTGTTGCGGCGCCGCCGGGATCTATAATCTCGTCGAGCCGGACACATCGAACATGGTGCTGGCTCCCAAGCTCCGTAACATCATCGCGACCGGCGCATCTCTCGTCGCCACCGGAAATCCCGGCTGCTTGATGCAGATTGGCGCAGGGCTGCGCCGCGCATCGAGCGCGACACGAGTGGTGCATCCGGTGGATCTGCTGGACCGAGCGTACGCGGGACTGAACGATGCTGAGAGGTGA
- a CDS encoding molybdopterin oxidoreductase family protein — MSAQSAEVATSLPDTAVVHGACPHDCPDTCAMLVTVEGGRAVRVAGDPDHPFTRGFLCTKVNRYVERTYHPDRLLYPLRRVGRKGSGRFARIGWDEALSEIADRLSGIARSPEGPQAILPYSYAGTMGLVQGSSLDRRFFHLLGASMLDRTICSMAGTVGMRMSVGANIGADAEGIPESDLVLLWGTNTLTSNPHLWPFVLEARSRGAPIIAIDPLRTRTAAQCDEWIPIRPGTDAALALGMMHVLFDRGFEDRDYLAQHTLGEDQLRARAHEYSPERVAGITGIPAAKIVDLAERYGRARAAFIRVNYGLQRHAGGGMAVRTIACLPAITGHWRRAGGGVQLSTSANFQFNKQALERPDLSPPVRTINMIRLGEALTMPDAGVGGPPVRALVVYNSNPAAVAPDRNAVLKGLAREDLFTVVLEHFQTDTADWADIVLPATTQLEHWDIHFAYGHHHVTLNQPSIAALGEAKPNSEIFRLLSSRMKLDQSLFANDDLALIRQALDTNAEKLRGVTLDALLQRGWARLNVPTPYLPFAEGRFLTPSGKCEFYSERMAQMGLDPLPSFTPPYEFPENVPELAARYPLTLISSPAHQFLNTTFVNIGALKRAAREPECVLHPRDAERRAISAGARVVIRNDRGAFTAVARVEESIREGVVWAPSIWWGKYAADGANANQTTSQRETDLGHGPVFYDNLVQVSLAD, encoded by the coding sequence ATGAGCGCACAGTCGGCTGAAGTCGCAACTTCGCTCCCTGATACCGCGGTCGTGCACGGCGCGTGTCCGCACGACTGCCCCGACACGTGCGCAATGCTCGTCACGGTCGAAGGGGGCCGCGCAGTCCGCGTCGCCGGCGATCCAGACCATCCCTTCACCCGCGGCTTTCTCTGCACGAAGGTCAATCGATACGTCGAGCGCACGTACCATCCCGACCGATTGCTGTATCCCTTGCGGCGTGTCGGTCGCAAGGGAAGCGGGCGATTTGCCCGCATCGGCTGGGACGAAGCACTGAGTGAGATAGCCGACCGGTTGAGCGGGATTGCACGCTCGCCCGAAGGTCCCCAGGCCATTCTTCCGTACTCGTATGCGGGGACGATGGGACTCGTGCAGGGATCGTCCCTCGACCGCCGCTTCTTCCATTTGCTGGGCGCGTCGATGCTCGACCGCACGATCTGTTCGATGGCAGGAACGGTTGGCATGCGGATGAGCGTCGGCGCCAACATCGGCGCGGACGCGGAAGGAATCCCCGAGAGCGATCTGGTACTGCTGTGGGGAACGAACACGTTGACGTCCAATCCGCACCTCTGGCCGTTCGTGCTTGAAGCGCGAAGCCGCGGCGCGCCGATCATCGCCATAGATCCTCTTCGCACGCGAACCGCCGCGCAGTGCGACGAGTGGATTCCCATCCGGCCCGGTACCGACGCCGCGCTCGCGCTCGGGATGATGCACGTGCTCTTCGATCGAGGATTCGAGGATCGCGACTATCTCGCGCAGCACACGCTTGGTGAAGATCAACTGCGAGCGCGCGCGCACGAGTACTCGCCCGAGCGCGTAGCGGGCATCACTGGGATACCGGCCGCGAAGATCGTCGACCTTGCCGAACGGTATGGCCGCGCACGAGCTGCATTCATCCGCGTGAACTATGGTCTGCAGCGCCACGCCGGCGGCGGGATGGCAGTGCGCACGATCGCTTGTTTGCCCGCGATTACCGGTCACTGGCGACGCGCCGGTGGCGGCGTCCAGCTTTCGACGAGCGCAAATTTCCAATTCAATAAACAAGCGCTCGAACGACCGGATCTGTCACCGCCGGTTCGGACGATAAACATGATCCGCCTCGGCGAGGCGCTCACAATGCCGGACGCCGGCGTCGGTGGTCCACCGGTGCGCGCGCTCGTTGTTTACAATTCCAATCCGGCAGCGGTGGCGCCTGACCGAAACGCGGTGCTGAAGGGCCTGGCGCGTGAGGATCTTTTCACTGTCGTCCTCGAGCATTTCCAAACCGATACTGCGGACTGGGCGGACATCGTTCTGCCGGCAACGACGCAGCTCGAGCATTGGGACATCCACTTCGCCTACGGCCACCATCACGTCACGCTGAATCAACCGTCGATCGCGGCCCTGGGGGAAGCGAAACCAAACAGCGAGATCTTCCGCCTGCTGTCCTCTCGAATGAAGCTGGATCAATCCCTCTTTGCCAACGACGATCTCGCGTTGATTCGCCAAGCGCTCGACACGAACGCCGAAAAGCTCCGTGGGGTTACTCTCGATGCGCTGCTCCAGCGTGGTTGGGCGCGTTTGAATGTTCCGACGCCGTACCTGCCCTTCGCCGAGGGCCGATTCCTGACGCCCAGCGGAAAATGCGAGTTTTACTCGGAGCGCATGGCTCAGATGGGATTGGATCCGCTCCCGTCGTTCACACCGCCATATGAGTTTCCTGAGAACGTGCCGGAGCTCGCTGCTCGATATCCGTTGACGCTGATCTCCTCGCCAGCGCATCAGTTTCTCAATACGACGTTTGTGAATATCGGCGCGCTCAAACGAGCGGCACGCGAGCCCGAGTGTGTTTTGCATCCCCGCGATGCCGAGCGACGCGCGATTTCTGCTGGTGCTCGCGTTGTCATCCGAAATGACCGTGGTGCCTTCACGGCTGTCGCGCGCGTCGAGGAATCCATTCGCGAAGGTGTTGTCTGGGCACCATCGATCTGGTGGGGGAAGTACGCCGCCGACGGGGCGAACGCGAATCAGACGACCTCACAACGCGAGACCGACCTCGGCCACGGTCCGGTGTTCTACGACAATCTCGTCCAGGTGAGTCTCGCCGATTGA
- a CDS encoding cytidylate kinase-like family protein: MPFITISRLYGAGGSEIAERVARTLGWALFDNAVIDAVAERTGLTRAEVTARDERIPSIVERLATTLSLGTPESMPAIPEAPVMMTEERVVDITRRVIEEAVHQGPAVFVGRGAQCLLANRGDSLHVFCYAIRPKLIEGAITRLRVPPKDAERVVAEMNRNREQYVRRHFNREWRDVTNYHVCIDTGWLGLDGAAELVVELATKTLL, translated from the coding sequence TTGCCCTTCATCACGATTTCGCGCCTGTACGGCGCCGGCGGGTCCGAGATCGCCGAGCGCGTCGCGCGGACCCTCGGCTGGGCGCTGTTCGACAACGCCGTCATTGATGCCGTCGCCGAGCGAACGGGCTTAACGAGAGCGGAAGTCACCGCGCGCGACGAACGTATTCCTTCGATCGTCGAGCGACTCGCGACGACGTTGTCGCTTGGGACTCCGGAATCCATGCCGGCGATCCCCGAAGCGCCCGTGATGATGACCGAGGAGCGCGTCGTCGATATCACGCGTCGCGTCATCGAAGAGGCCGTGCATCAAGGTCCAGCCGTGTTTGTTGGTCGCGGCGCGCAGTGCCTGCTCGCGAATCGCGGCGACTCACTGCACGTCTTCTGCTACGCCATCCGCCCGAAGCTGATCGAAGGAGCAATCACGCGGCTCCGTGTCCCACCGAAGGACGCCGAGCGCGTCGTCGCCGAGATGAACAGGAACCGCGAGCAGTACGTTCGACGACACTTCAATCGCGAGTGGCGCGACGTGACCAACTATCATGTGTGCATCGACACCGGCTGGCTTGGACTCGACGGTGCCGCGGAGCTCGTCGTCGAGCTCGCGACGAAGACGCTGCTGTAG